The following DNA comes from Pyramidobacter piscolens W5455.
GCCGTTTAACTATAAACCGCTTTTGAAGCTGCTTATTGACAGAGACATGACAAGAGAGGAACTCAGGAAAACTGTAAAAGCAGGGCCGACTAGCTTTGCCCGTATCGGCAAAAATGAAAACGTTTCCATGGACTTGCTCGACCGCATCTGCT
Coding sequences within:
- a CDS encoding helix-turn-helix domain-containing protein, with product MPFNYKPLLKLLIDRDMTREELRKTVKAGPTSFARIGKNENVSMDLLDRIC